Proteins encoded by one window of Haematobia irritans isolate KBUSLIRL chromosome 2, ASM5000362v1, whole genome shotgun sequence:
- the LOC142224707 gene encoding uncharacterized protein LOC142224707, with product MLAYKLYGSRFDSRMSVPGYLKNIYVTMSIVRDNFKPCTCNFPKSFIYTQGPIGRPLYSNYEFHSSRVNKATSNPIYLTTVVKQTKAVNCRPWQSSQSQTAASCFAALAVERSLRTELKSLCACAFLTIQYFHRVESSRVWFIYSYPLIDSNSQAVSETGIHHNLQETSSPSKTITEERHNKPIFIMPLQRSTVFVVFAFTMIITVNCKVIGGPISSQQLDARGISASGKQLIVGGAGAETSAPDFVRLVVMRLIYGLATSMGVEDRLENLFNGAFVPPNADSDFFGLGGFGGGGGGNSALGGLLGLADLEGILEGDELFDDGGL from the coding sequence ATGcttgcttacaaactgtatggttcgcggttcgattctcgtaTGTCTGTACCTGGATATCTCAAGAACATCTACGTAACTATGAGTATCGTAAGGGATAATTTTAAGCCATGCACTTGCAATTTCCCAAAGTCTTTTATTTATACCCAAGGCCCCATCGGAAGGCCCCTCTATTCCAACTACGAATTCCACTCTTCACGTGTTAACAAAGCTACATCGAACCCAATCTACCTCACTACTGTGGTTAAACAAACAAAAGCCGTTAACTGCAGACCATGGCAAAGTTCCCAGTCGCAGACAGCGGCCAGTTGTTTTGCAGCGCTCGCAGTTGAGAGATCATTACGGACGGAACTAAAAAGTCTTTGCGCATGTGCATTTTTAACAATCCAATACTTCCATCGTGTCGAGTCGAGTCGAGTGTGGTTCATTTATTCGTATCCATTGATAGATTCCAATTCCCAAGCGGTCAGTGAAACAGGCATACATCACAATCTCCAAGAGACCAGCAGTCCAAGCAAAACAATAACTGAAGAAAGACATAATAAACCCATCTTCATCATGCCGCTACAACGATCGACGGTGTTTGTGGTTTTTGCCTTTACGATGATCATTACCGTTAATTGCAAGGTCATTGGAGGCCCAATTAGTTCTCAACAGCTGGATGCCAGAGGCATTAGTGCCTCTGGTAAACAACTAATCGTAGGAGGAGCTGGCGCAGAGACAAGTGCCCCAGATTTTGTGCGTCTAGTTGTGATGcgtttgatatatggtctcgccACCAGCATGGGTGTTGAGGATCGTCTGGAGAATTTATTCAATGGTGCATTtgtaccaccgaatgccgacaGTGATTTCTTTGGATTAGGAGGTTTCGGTGGTGGTGGAGGCGGTAACTCTGCTCTTGGTGGCCTATTGGGACTAGCAGACCTCGAGGGAATCCTGGAAGGCGATGAACTATTCGATGATGGTGGTCTGTAA